One genomic window of Streptomyces sp. WP-1 includes the following:
- a CDS encoding methyltransferase, with translation MPLTGNLAQPSPAEEQAVRHIDTVFQMLTGHWVAQTVRAAAHLRIADHLAAGDRTADDVARRERSDPATTYRLMRACASLGLLAHEGEGRFTLTPLGEVLREGVPGSLREAALAQGAPGHWQSWGVFPEAVRVGGNGSELALGESLFDYFGKNPAEAALFSKAMSNMTGLVVEDTVALLDLAGAERVVDLGGADGALVIALMRAHPRLEGQVFDLPHVVGGAEQAAARAGVSDRFTPVAGDFFEGVPEADYYLLKWVLHDWADEQCRTILANCREAARPGARMLVIEALVGETGGPDPAAVLDMNMLAVSSGQERDLGEFDALFGATGWKRTDIRPTRSLYSLIELEAV, from the coding sequence ATGCCGCTCACAGGAAACCTCGCCCAGCCCTCTCCCGCCGAGGAGCAGGCGGTCCGCCATATCGACACCGTCTTTCAGATGCTCACGGGGCACTGGGTCGCGCAGACGGTGCGGGCCGCCGCGCATCTGCGGATCGCGGACCACCTCGCGGCCGGGGACCGTACGGCGGACGACGTCGCGCGGCGGGAGAGGAGTGACCCCGCGACCACCTACCGTCTGATGCGTGCCTGTGCCTCGCTCGGGCTGCTGGCCCATGAGGGAGAGGGCCGCTTCACGCTCACGCCGCTCGGCGAGGTGCTGCGCGAGGGCGTGCCGGGTTCGCTCCGCGAGGCGGCTCTCGCCCAGGGCGCCCCCGGCCACTGGCAGAGCTGGGGGGTCTTCCCCGAGGCCGTCAGGGTGGGTGGCAACGGCAGCGAACTCGCCCTCGGTGAGAGCCTGTTCGACTACTTCGGCAAGAATCCCGCCGAGGCCGCGCTGTTCTCCAAGGCCATGTCCAACATGACCGGTCTGGTCGTGGAGGACACGGTCGCGCTGCTGGACCTGGCCGGTGCCGAGCGGGTCGTGGACCTCGGTGGCGCGGACGGCGCCCTGGTCATCGCGCTGATGCGGGCGCACCCGCGTCTTGAGGGTCAGGTGTTCGACCTGCCGCACGTGGTGGGCGGCGCCGAGCAGGCGGCGGCCAGGGCCGGTGTGTCCGACCGCTTCACGCCGGTTGCCGGGGACTTCTTCGAAGGCGTGCCGGAAGCCGACTACTACCTGCTGAAGTGGGTCCTGCACGACTGGGCGGACGAGCAGTGCCGGACCATCCTCGCCAACTGCCGCGAGGCGGCACGGCCGGGCGCCCGCATGCTGGTGATCGAGGCCCTGGTCGGGGAGACCGGCGGACCCGACCCGGCCGCCGTGCTGGACATGAACATGTTGGCCGTCTCCAGCGGACAGGAACGCGACCTGGGCGAGTTCGACGCCCTCTTCGGCGCCACCGGCTGGAAGCGTACGGACATCCGTCCCACCCGGTCGCTCTACTCACTCATCGAACTGGAAGCGGTCTGA